From Microbacterium rhizosphaerae:
GACCTCAGCGATGTCGACGCTCTGGCGGAGCGGTCGTTCGACGCCGACATCCTGGTGAACAATGCCGGCATCCAGACGGTCGCCCCGATCGTCGAGTTCGACCCGGCCGTCTTCCGGCGCATGCTCGATCTCATGGTCGTCGCGCCGTTCCTTCTCACCCGAGCGGTCCTGCCGGGAATGTACGAGCGCGGCTGGGGCCGCATCGTCAACATCAGCTCGCTGCACGGCCTGCGCGCGAGTCCCTACAAGGTGGCGTATGTGACCGCCAAGCACGCGCTGGAGGGCCTGTCCAAGGTCACCGCGCTCGAGGGCGGGCCGCGCGGCGTGACCAGCAACTGCATCAATCCCGGCTACGTGCGCACGCCGCTCGTGGAGAAGCAGATCGCCGATCAGGCGCGGGTGCACGGCATCCCCGAATCCGACGTCGTCGAGAAGGTCATGCTCGTGGAAGCCGCGATCAAGCGCCTGCTGGAACCCGAGGAGGTCGCAGACCTCGCTCTCTGGCTCTGCGGGCCCACCGCGTCCTCGGTCACCGGTTCGTCGTACACGATGGACGGCGGGTGGAGCGCCAAATGAGTCTCGCCGTCACGACCTTCGGTCCGGAGTCCGGGGGACCGGCCATGCTCGCCGTACACGGGATCACGGCGAACGGACGCTGCTGGGACACCGTGGCGGCCCACCTGCCGGATCAGCGGATCATCGCGCCGGATCTGCGTGGCCGCGGACGCAGCAACAGGATGCCCGGTCCCTACGGACTCCGCCGGCATGCAGCCGACCTCGCCGAGCTGATCGACGCCGACGCAGGCGGAGGGAGGACGGTGATCGGGCACTCGATGGGTGCCTTCGCCGTGGTGATGCTCGCGGCCCAGAGGCCCGACCTCGTCGACAGGCTCGTGCTCGTCGACGGCGGCTTCCCGCTCGAGCTGCCGCCCGGCGCCACGAGCGTGGACGACCTCGACCCCGGCGTGCTGCTGGGTCCGGCGGCCGCCCGGCTCGCCATGGAATTCTCCGACCCGGAGGCCTACCTCGACTTCTGGCGCGCGCATCCGTCGTTCGCGCGGGACATGACGCCCGCGGTCGAGGCGTACGCCCTGTACGACCTGGAGGGCGAGCCGCCTCACCTGCGGCCCTCCACCGTGGCCGCAGCCATGATGCAGGACGCCCTCGAGCTGTACGGACCGGAGTGGTACCTCGACGCCCTGCGCGGGCTGCGCATGCCCGTCACCGTGCTGCGCGCTCCACGCGGTCTCCTGGATGCCGAGCCCATCTACGCGCCCGGCGTTCTCGAGTCGTTCCGCGACCTGATTCCCCAGCTCGAGATCGTCGAGGTCGACGACGTCAACCACTACACGATCCTCTTCGCGGACCGCGGCGCCGAGCGCGTGGCCGAAGCCGCATCCCGCTGAAGCCGCATCCCGCTGAACCCGCATCCCGCTGAACCCGAGCCGAAGGAGCCGACATGACGGAGCTGTTCGAGGGCATCACCGTCTACCGCATCGAGACGGACCGCTATACGGCCAACGTCCTCGAGCGGCCGGCATCCGATCCCTCCGCGCCCGACACGACGGTCGTGTTCGTGCACGGCAACGTCTCGTCGTCGCTCTTCTACCAGCCGACGATGCTCGCACTTCCCGCGGCGGTCCGCGCGCTCGCGATCGACCTGCGCGGCTTCGGCGACAGTGAGACGAAGCCGGTGGATGCGACGCGAGGCCTCCGTGACTTCGCGGACGACGTCCGTGCTGTGCTCGACGCCCTCGACCTCGACGCCGTGCACCTGGTGGGCTGGAGCATGGGCGGGGGAGTCGTGCTGCAGGTTGCGCTCGATGAGCCGGAGCGCGTGCTGTCGCTCGTCCTCGAGTCGCCGGTCTCGCCGTACGGCTTCGGCGGCACTCATGGACCCCACGGTGAGCGCAACGACGCCGAGGGAGCGGGCACGGGCGGCGGCGGAGCCAACCCGGACTTCGTCGCGCGGCTGGAGGCCGGGGACACCTCTGCCGACGCCCAGACCTCTCCGCGCACGGTATACCGCACGGCGTACGTCGCCAAGCCCGAACTGCAGGATGCGTACGAGGACGCGTGGGTCGCCTCGATGCTCACCACGAAGACGGGCGTGGACAACTACCCGGGCGACGCGGCCGTCTCGGAGAAGTGGCCGGGCTTCGCCGCAGGAACGAGGGGCGTGCTCAACACCATGACCCCCCAGCACCTGAATCTCTCCGGGATCGTCGAGCTGGAGGTGAAGCCGCCGATCCTCTGGATCCGCGGCGAGAAGGACGCGATCGTCTCCGATGCCTCGTTCTTCGACCTCAACCAGCTCGGCCTGCTCGGCGTCATCCCGGGATGGCCGGGAGCCGAGGTCGCGCCGCCTCAGCCGATGGTCACGCAGACGCGCGCGGTGCTCGAACGCTACGCGGCGAGCGGCGGCACGTACCGTGAGGTCGCGCTGCCGGACGCCGGTCACGCGCCGCACCTCGACGAGGCCGAGACGTTCGATCGGGAGCTCGCCTCGCACATCGGCGCCGCCTGACGCCGAGCGCACAGCGGGGGCCCCGGGGCGGTCGCCCATAGGCGGCGTCCAGGGGACGCCCACGAGATGCCCAGGCGGGCTTCTCTAGCGTGGTGGGATGTCGTTCTCCGCGCACCGCCCCGGCCGCATGGACTCCCAGGGACGGATCTCGTTCGAACTCGACGAACCCGGCAGCGGCGAGGACGCAGATGAGTGGGCGTTCCTGAGGGAGTTCGAGCCGGACGCGACGCAGGCCACCGAGCCGGTCGAGCCGATCGCGGTCGAGCCGCAGGCTGCCCCGCATCCCGAGCCCCGCGCGCCGCGCCCGCCGCGCGAGAAGCGGGAGCGCATGCCGCTGCGGCCCGCGCGCACCCTCGCGATCCTCGGCGGCGCGGAGGGTGCGATCCTCGACCGCGTGCCGGGCGAGACCCCCAAGTTCGTGCAGATGTTCTTCGTGCTGCTGGGCACGGCGGTCGTCGCCGCGATCTCGATGCTGTTCGCGCTGACCACCGGCGCGCAGGCGTGGCTCTGGATCGCGATCCCGCTCGCCCTCCTCTGGGCGCTCCTGATCTTCAACCTCGACCGCTTCCTCACGTCGACGATGTCGTCGACCCGCAGCATCCCGAAGCTCATCGCCCTCGCCATCCCTCGTGTGCTGATGGCCGCGCTGATCGGATTCGTGGTCGCCGAGCCCGTCGTCCTGCAGGTCTTCCACAACGACATCGCCCGGGAGGTCGCCTCGACCAACATCGTGCAGGCGCAGTCCGACCAGAACGCGCTGGAGCGAGGCCCGGAGAAGAAGGCGATGGATGCCGCCGCCCAGCGGGTCTCGGCACTCCAGCAGCAGGCCAAGACCGGCATCGTCGCGGGCACATCGGGCAACTCCGCATCCCAGTCCGCCGCCCAGAGCACGGTCGACGACCTGACCGCGAAGCTCGCTGCCCAGCAGAAGGTCATCGACGCGGCCCGTGCGCTCTACCAGTGCGAACTGACCGGGCAGGGCGTCGGCACCGTCCCGGGCTGCACCGGAGTGAAGGGTCAGGGCGCGAGCTCGTCGGCCGCCCAGGCTCAGCTCGCTCAGGCCCAGCAGACCTACGACGCGCTCGCCGCCCAGCTGCGCGATGCGAACTCGCAGCTCGGCGCGGCGACCGCGGCCGAGAAGAGCCAGACCACGGCATCCGAGTCGACCAACCGCGCCGCGGCCAAGAGCGAGCTCCCCGCCGCGCAGAGGCAGTACGACGCTGCGCTCGCGGCCTACAACGCGAGAGCGGATGCGGTGGCCCAGGGCAACGCCGGCGCGGTCGGTCTGCTGAGCCAGATCACGGCGCTGGGCACGCTGGGCGAGAAGCAGCCGGCGATCCTCTGGGCGCACTGGCTGATCGCGGGGCTGTTCTTCATGATCGAGCTGCTGCCGGTTCTCGTGAAGGTGCTGACGAGCTACGGCGAGCCCAGCCTGTACGAGCGCACGGCGGCCATCCGCAAGAGCGTCGAGCTCGACCGGGTGAGCGCGGAAGGGTTCCGCGACAGGGCGGCCATCGTGACGACCGCCGCCCAGGAGGCGGAGCCCGCCTGAGGACCGAGCCCGCGCCCGGAACGCGCTCTGGGAGGTGTCGTCGACACGGTTCGAGGGTGCAGGATGTCCGCATGGAGACCTGGGACGCGATGAGATCACGGCGCAATGTCCGGCAGTTCACGGATCAGCCCGTCAGCGACGACGCGCTCGACAGGATCCTCGAGGCCGGAAGGCGCGCACCGTCTGCGGGCAATTGGCAGCCCTGGGATTTCGTGCTCGTGACGGACGGGGCGCAGCTGGGCGAGCTGTCCAAGGTCTGGCGAGGAGCGGGGCATGTCGCGCGAGCCGCCGCGGCGATCGCGATCGTCGCGCCCGAGCCGAAGGACGCCCAGCAGGCGGCCCTGCTGCATTACGACCTGGGTCAGGCGACATACGCCATGATGGTCGCGGCCGCGGACCTCGGCGTCGGAACCGGTCATGCCGCGGTCGCCGATCAGGAGCAGGCGAAGCGGGTGCTCGGCTTCCCGGAGGGACGATTCCTCGCCTATGTGCTGTCCGCCGGCTATCCCGCCGACAAGCCGCTGACCGTCATCAAGCGGCTTGACAGGCGCCCGTTCGACGAGGTCGTCCACCGCGGGACCTGGAACGCCGCATCCTCCGATGCGGCGGCCGAGCCCGCCGATCGGGCCTGAGGCCCGACCCCGCTCCCGGGCGCATTAGCGTGGAGACATGAAGTATCGCTACCTCGGAAACAGCGGCCTGAAGGTCTCGGAGATCACGTACGGAAACTGGGTGACGCACGCGTCCCAAGTCGACGACAGCGCGGCGATCGCCACCGTGCACGCGGCCCTCGACGCCGGCATCACGACGTTCGACACCGCCGACACCTACGCCAACACCGCCGCCGAGGTCGTGCTCGGCAAGGCGCTCGCCGGTCAGCGCCGGGAGTCGCTGGAGATCTTCACGAAGGTCTACTGGCCGATCGGACCGAAGGGCGCGAACGACGTCGGCCTCAGCCGCAAGCACATCTTCGAGGGCATCGACGGGTCGCTGAAGCGGCTCGGCGTGGATTACGTCGACCTGTACCAGGCGCACCGCTTCGACTACGAGACCCCGCTCGAGGAGACCTTCCTCGCCTTCGCCGACATCGTCCGCCAGGGCAAGGCGCTCTACATCGGCGTCTCGGAGTGGACGGCCGACCAGCTGGTCGCCGGCGCCGAGCTCGCACGCGAGCTGAAGGTCCCGTTCATCTCGAACCAGCCGCAGTACTCCATGCTGTGGCGCGTGATCGAGGAGAAGGTCGTCCCCACGAGTGAGGAGCTCGGCCTCTCGCAGATCGTGTGGTCCCCCATCGCGCAGGGCGTGCTCTCGGGCAAGTACCTGCCGGGCCAGCCGCTGCCCGAGGGCTCGCGCGCGACCGACGAGAAGAGCGGCGCGGCCTTCATCCAGCGCTTCATGACGGACGAGGTCCTCACCGCGGTCCAACGCCTGCAGCCGATCGCCGAGGACCTCGGCCTCGCGATGCCGCAGCTCGCGATCGCGTGGGTGCTGCAGAACCCGAACGTCGCGGCGGCCCTCGTGGGCGCCTCGCGGCCGGAGCAGATCGCCTCGAACGTCGCCGCATCCGGAATCGTCCTCGACGGCGACGTCATGTCGGCCATCGACGAGGCGCTCGGCGACGTCGTGGTGCGCGACCCGAAGCTGACCGACGAGGTCTCGCCGCGGACCCGTCCGTGACGGCGCCGTCGCGGCCCTGATCGGATGATCACCAGCGCCGGCATCCTCCTGTACCGGCGTGCGCCGGCGCTGGAGGTGTTCATCGCGCACATGGGCGGGCCGTTCTGGGCCCGCAAGGACGCCGGCGCGTGGTCGATCCCGAAGGGCGAGTACGACGCGGCGACCGAAGACGCGTGGGATGCGGCGACCCGCGAGTTCCGAGAGGAGCTCGGGGTCGCCCCTCCCGACGCGCACGTGCTCGACCTCGGAGCGTTCACGGTCACGTCGGGCAAGCGGCTCGCCGTGTTCGCACAGGACGGCACGGACTGGGGCCCCGGTCCGTTCGAGTTCGGCGAGTTCGAGCTCGAATGGCCGCCCCGTTCCGGCAAGCTGCAGAGCTTTCCCGAGGTCGACCGCGCGGAGTGGGCGACGACGGATGCGGCGCGCCTGCGCCTCGTCAAGGGCCAGGTGCCGATCCTGGACGTCTTGCAGCGCCTCGTCTGACGTCAGGCGACGGACCGGTCTGCGCGCTCGCCGGCGGCCCTCCGTTCGATCGCGTCCCGCACGAGCAGAAGCCGGGCCGCCGCATCCTTCTGGAACTTCTTCGCGAACAGCGGGAAGAGCACCTTGAACGCCCCGTGCGGCGTCGCGTCGAAGACCGACGTGAAGCGCGTGCCACCGTCGGCCGGCTCCACGGCGAACGTCACCGTCACTTCGAGCGTCCCGCCGTTATGGCGGACGATGCGGTTCGGCCGATCGAACTCCACCGTGTCGACCCGCACTCGCTCGGGCGCGCTCTTCCACTTCGCGAAGTAGGACGTTCCCGCACCGGGGTCTCCCTCGGTGATCAGCTCGAGCGATTCCAGGTCCTCGTTCCATTCGCGCTCGTTCCGCGGATCCGCGGCGAAGTCGAAGACGACCTCTGGTGCGGCGTTGATGACGACCGAGTTGGTGAAGACGGGCATGGCGACTCCTTTCCCCAGTTCGCTAGTGGTGTCACTAGTGAAGTCATCAATAGAATGAACCCGTGAACGCCGCACGTCAAGACCCGGTCGCGCGCAAACCCTCGCGCGCCGAGAGGGCGCGCGGGACGAGGCATCGCATCGTCGAGGCGGCGGCGGCGCTGTTCGCAGCCCCCGGCTATCCCGCGACCACGATGGAGCGCATCGCGCAGGACGCCGGGGTCGCGGTCCAGACCGTCTACTACACGTTCGGCACGAAGGGTGCGCTGCTGTGCGCCGCGATGGACTACGCATCCGCGGGGCAGCATGATCCGGATCCCGTGATGCAGCGTGCGTGGATCGCCCGCGTGATGAACGCTCCCACTGGCGGGCGCGCGCTCGCCATCGCCCTGTCCAACGGTGTGGACATCTACGCGCGCGCTGCGCCGCTCTGGCCCGCGATCCGCGCCGCGTCGAGCGACCCCACCGTGGTGTCGTACTGGGAGGGCGTCGGGCGCGGCCGGCGCATCGGCATGCAGCAGGTCGTCGACCGCCTGGCCCGCATGGGCGCCCTCCGCGAGGACGTCGATGCGGCACGGGCAGGCGACATCCTGTTCACGCTGCACAGCCATGACTCGTACACGACGCTCGTGACGGATGCGTCGTGGCCGCTGCCCGAGTACAAGTCGTGGCTGCACGGTGTCTGCGTCCAGCAGCTGCTCCGGCTGGATGCGGTAGGCCCGCTCGATCTCGACGGCTTGGGTTACGCCTCGAGCTGAGCGTCGGCCGCGCGCTGCTCCTCCCACTCGGAGACGATCTCGGGGAGGCGCTTCGCCATGAAGCGCAGGAACGCCGCCATCTCGGAGGAGCGGGTCGTGATGGCGGGGTCATCGGCCGCCGACGCGCCGATCCGCTCGATGTAGTCGGCCATCCGCTCGTACACGGGCGTGTTGCTCATGAGCACCGTGTGCCACGTGTCCGCCGCGAGGTCGTACCGGTCGCGCCGATCGCCGGGCACCGACCGGCGGAGGATGAAGTGGGTGGTCAGCAGGTAGCGCACCGCGCCGGAGACAGCGCCGGCGCTGATGCCGAGGCGGTCGGACAGCTCGGCCGCGGTGTAGCCCCCCTCGGGCGCGGCGATGAGCGCCATCATGACCCGGGCGGGCATGCGTGGCATGCCCGCCGCCGTCATGACGGTCGCGGCCTGTTCGGCCGGCTCGATGCCCCGGTGCTCCATGCTGTCCCCCGGCTCCACGCTAGCCGTCGCTCGCGAGCTCGCGCCGCCGCATGAGCAGGAGGGATGCCGCGGCCCCCGCCGCGATGATCAGGATGAGCCACCAGAGGCCCTGGATGTCCACGTTCCCGTTGGACACGATCGGCGACACGGCGAACGGCGAGAACTTCGTCGTCCACTCGGGAAGGCCGAACAGCGGGCCGAAGAGCCCGAACACCGTGGCGAGGAACACCAGCCCCCACGCCACGGGGATCGTCGCCCGCGGCAGGAGGACGAACACGACCGCCGCGAGCACCGCGAAGACGAGCGCGGCGACACCCTGCCCGAGCCCGACGATCGCGACGACCTTGAACAGGTCCGACTTCGGGTGTCCGGCGAGCCCGAGCCACCCCGTCGCCACCGCGGCGGCGACGATGATCAGGATGGCGAACAGCGCGACAAGCAGGTAGTCGGCGAGCCATCGCACCCGGTCGACGGGACGGGCGAGCACGTTCTCGGCGGTGCCGTGGGCCTCCTCCTGCCGCGCGCGTGCGATGGTCTGCACGGCCGCACAGGCGGCGAGGATGCCGAGCATCGTGAAGAAGACCGTCACCACGGTCTCGTCGAGCGAGCCCGCCTTGGCGATCTTGTTCAGGATCTGCTCCACCGCAGGATTCTGGCCCGAGATCTGCCCCGCGAGCCCGCTGAGGGTCGTGGCGAGGATGCCGGTCAGTGCGCCGCCGATCGCCCATCCGATGATCGACCCGGATGTCAGCCGCCAGACCAGCGCGTGCGGCGTCCCCAGTGCCGGGCGCGCGTGGGCGCGTCCGCGCCGCTCCGGGATGAAGCCTGCGCCCATGTCGCGGATCGACTGGAGAGCGGTCGCCGCGATGGCGAGCACGAGGCCGAAGACGAGACCGAGCAGCGCCGGCCGGTAGTCGTTCGTGTCGTACGGCCGTGCCTGCTCCGCCCACCCGAACGGCGAGAGCCAGACGAGCCACGAGCTCGTGATGCGGGTCAGGTCGTTGCTGGGTGTCCCGGCGGCGTTGCCGATGCCGTTGATGAGGAACGTCGCGACGAGGATCCACACCGTGAGCGAGTTCGCTCCCCGTGACGTGCGCATGAGCTGCGCCGCCATGAGCCCGATGCCGAGGAAGGCGATGCCTGTGGTCCCGGTGACGACGCCCATGACGACCGAGCCCTGGGCGTCGACCTTGGATGCGATGAGGGCGAGAGTGACGAGCACGCCGAGCACCACGTTGGCCCCCGCGCCATGGATGATCGTCGCCACCGTCGGCCGCGTGCGGCCCGTGGGAGTGGCGGCCACCAGCTCGGAGCGCCCGGCCTCCTCGTCGCCGCGCGTGTGGCGCACCGCCAGGAAGGTGCTCATGAGCGCCGCGAGCATCGTCAGCCAGGGCAGGATCTCGAACGCCATGAACTGGCCCTCGGATGCGCCCGACGGCAGGCCGCGGAACATCATGATGACCGGGTTGGCCATGACCGCCGCGAGCACCTCGACGCGGTCGGCGTGGGTGCCGTAGGACTGCGTGACGCCCGCATAGCCCGAGAATGCCAGGAGCACGATGGCGAGGATCCACAGCAGAAGCTGAAGCCAGTCCCGCCGCAGCCGCTGTCGGAGCAGGGCGCCCATCAGGACTCCCGGGCGGCGGCCCGCCGCGATGCACGCGTGTCGCCGTTGTCTTCGGCGCGCCGCAGCGCTGCGACGTCGTCGCCGTAATGCCGCAGGAACAGCTCCTCGAGCGACGGCGGCTCGATGCGGAGCCCCGCCACGTTGTGCTGCGCGAGCAGCGGCAGCACGCCCGTGACCTCGTCGCTGTCCACGGTGAAGCGCGCGCGGCCCTCCGCCACCGAGCCGTCGTGCGCCTGCGGGATGCCGGCGAGGGCCGAGACATCCGTCGCCTCGAAGGAGACCTGCGTGCGCGTGAGGTGCCGCAGATCCGCGAGCGTGCCCGTCTCCACGACGGTGCCGGCCCGGATGATGCTGACGCGATCGCACAGCAGCTCGACCTCGGACAGGATGTGGCTCGACAGCAGGATGGTGGCGCCGGCGCTGCGCAGCAGCTCGACCTCGTCGCGGAACACGACCTCCATCAGCGGATCGAGGCCGCTCGTCGGCTCGTCGAGGATGTAGAGGTCCGCCGGAACGGCGAGCGCGGCGATCAGGGCGACCTTCTGCCGGTTGCCCTTCGAGTACGCGCGGCCCTTCTTGCGCGGGTCGAACTGGAAGACGCTCATGAGGCGTTCCCGCTCGGACCGGTAGGCGGCATCCTTCGTCTTCGCCCCGCGCAGACGCGCGAGGAAGTCGATCGCCTCGCCGCCGGAGAGGTTCGGCCAGACGCTGACATCGCCGGGAACGTACGCGATGCGCGTGTGCAGGGCCGCCGCATTGTGCCACGGCTCCTCGCCGAGGACGCTCACGTCGCCCGCCGTCTTGCGAGCGAGGCCGAGGAGGATGCGGATGGTGGTCGTCTTGCCCGCCCCGTTGGGGCCGAGGAAGCCGTGGACCTGCCCCTCCTCGACGGTGAGGTCTAGGCCGTCGAGGGCGTGCACGGCGCCGTAGTGCTTCGTGAGTCCGCTCGTGCGGATGACTTCGCTCATGGGCGAGAGCGTACGCCGATTTCAGGAAATCGTGAAACTTCTAAACGAAATCCATACGGCGGGTCTCGGGATCCCCGGCTCAGGGGCCCGACGACAGGTGGTCGTGGCGCGGTACAAGCGGTGCCGCTTTCCGTTGCGCGGTCGAAGAGGGCATCATCGAACAGGAGTGGAACCATGACCCGGATCGCCTGCTGCCAGCTCGCACCCGTCTTCGGCGACGTCGACGGCAACGTCGCGCGTTCCGTCGAGGCTGTCCGGGATGCGGCGGCCCGCGGCGCGCGCATCATCGTGCTGCCGGAGCTCATGACCACCGGGTATGTCTTCGCCGACGCCGACGAGGCGCGCAGCCTGGCCGAGCCCGTGGACGGTCCGTCGGTGACCGCGTGGCGCCGGCTCGCAGACGAGCTCGACGTCGTCGTCGTGGGTGGGTTCTGCGAACTCGGCGACGACGGCCGGGTGTACAACAGCGCCGCCGTGCTCGTTCCGCAGAAGCCCGCCGTCGTGCACCGCAAGACGCATCTGTGGGACCGCGAGCGCCTGGTCTTCACCGCCGGCGACGCGGCACCGCCGGTCGTGGAGACGCTGCACGGGCGGATCGCGCCGCTGATCTGCTACGAGCTCGAGTTCCCCGAGTGGGTCCGGATCCCCGCCCTCGCGGGCGCGGACCTCATCGTCGCTCCCGGGAACTGGCCGGACCTCCCACGGCCCGACGGCGAGCGGCCGGGAGAGGTGATCCGCGTGCAGGCGGACGCATCCATCAACCGCGTCGCGATCGCCGTCTGCGACCGTGTCGGAACCGAGCGAGGCGTCGACTGGACGTCCGGATCCCTCATCGTGGATGCCGACGGCTGGCCGCTCGCCATGGCCGACTACACATCGTCCGAGGTCACGACGCTCGTCGCCGACGTCGACCTGCTCGACAGTCGCACCAAGAAGCTGGCCGGGCTGAGTGATGCCTTCGCGGACCGGCGCACCGACCTGTACCCCGGAGGCTGACGACAGCTCCTGGAATCGCGTCGCTCACGCGACGGCGGTCTCGCGGGCGGCTCGAATCCGATGGAGGCTGTTCTGATAGCGCTCCTGGTGGATGCGGGCATGCATCCACTCGTCGACATGCCGGACGCCCGGACTGGTGCGCAGGCGGGCCAGCAGGTCGCTGAACTCGGCGAGGGTGTGGAACGTGATGGTCGCGACCATGTCGTAGCGCCCGACGCCGGAGGCGAGGAATTCGAGCGTCGGCTCGGCCAGCAGCACCTCGAGGGCGGGGGCGTCGTCGCCGTGCAGCACGATGCCGAAGCCGAAGGCGAGGCCCTCGGCATCCGCCTCCTCGCGCTGCAGGATGGCGCCGATCTGCATGGCGCCGGATTCGATGAGCCGAGCGACCCGGATGCGGCACCCGCTGATCGAGAGCCCGACCTGCGTGCTCATCTCGGCGTAGCCGAGGCGGCCGTCCGCCTGCAGCAGCTCCATGATCTGCAGATCCGCCTCGTCGAGCGAGTGCGGGATCAGCCGGGGCTCCTCGCCGAGGAAGAAGCTGCGCAGCATCCGCTCGTACAGCATCACGGCGACCTCCGTGACACCCGGGAGAGCGCGTACCTCGCGCACCGCGCTCTGCAGCTCGGTGAGCGTGGTCAGATGCAGCTCCGCGACGATCTGCATCACGCCGGTGATCTCCGAGATGAAGACGGTCGAGTCGATCTGCGCGATCCGCTTCGCGAGTGCGCTGACGTCGCCCTCGGCGCGCACCATCAGGTGGGCGAGGACATCCAGTCCGAGCAGGCGCGGATGCACCGCTGCCACGATCCGCAGCGACCCGTCCTCGAGCAGCGGCCCGATGCGGCGCGTCACGTTGGCGCGCGTCGTGCCGAGGCGGCGGGCCAGATCGCTGAAGGAGGCGCGACCGTCGCGGCGCAGCAGAGCGATGGCGCGTTCGGTGAGCTCATCCACGGTCCAAACGTATCGCACGGGCGCCGTCTGTGGTAGCAACTTTGCTCCATTCCGCATCGTCGGTGGTGCGATGAGCCACCGTATCAGCTCCAAAGCAAAAGAAAACGCACGAAACAGTCTCCAAAAATGCAAAACTGCATTGACAGACCGCATCCCAGCAGGCATGATCGATCTCACCCGCCCCCGCTTACCTCTTCAAGGGAGAAGAACCATGAACCAGCGTGTCCTCGGTCTCGCAGCGGTCGCCGCTGCTGCCCTGCTCCTGAGCGCGTGCTCGAGCGGAGCGTCCGACAGCGGCGCCTCCCACCCGACCGCCGCGGCCGCCAAGGCTCCGGCCGGCCTCATGCAGGCAGGCACCCTCTCGGTCTGCATCGACCCGGAGTACGCCCCGCTCGAGTACTACAAGAACGGCTCCAGCGGCGATGTCGTCGGGTTCGACGCCGACGGCGCCCGCGCTCTCGCGACCTACTGGGGGGTGACGCCGAAGTTCGACGTCACCTCGTTCGACGGCCTCATGCCGGCTCTGAATGCGAGCCGCTGCGACATCGTGTGGAGCGGCCTCTACCAGAGCGAGGCGCGCAAGGCCATCGCCGACTCGTCCGCCTATATGCAGGCCGGCCCGACCGTCGTCGCAGCGCCCGCGCTCGCCGCCAAGCTCAAGGCGAAGGACGACCTGTGCGGTCTGCGCGTGGTCACGCAGTCGGCATCCGCGAACTCGGACGACGTCGCCGCGCTCTCGAAGGCCTGCGAGGCCGGCGGCAAGAAGCCGATCACCCAGAGCAACTACCCCCAGACTGCGCAGACCGTGCTGGCGCTGATCAACGGCAAGGCCGACGCGCTCGTCGAGACCAACGTCGGCGCGGCGTACATCGTGTCGCAGAACGAGGGCAAGCTCGCCGTCGCCAAGAACGTCTTCCCCTCCGAGACGACCTTCGGCGTCTTCACGCGCAAGGGCGACAAGCTCAGCGAGCCGGTCGCCGCCGCGCTCAAGGCCCTCTACACCGACGGCACGTTCGCGAAGATCGCCGCGCAGT
This genomic window contains:
- a CDS encoding 3-hydroxybutyrate dehydrogenase, whose translation is MATGLGTAVGAELEGRTALVTGGGSGIGAACAVALARAGAHVVVVDRDADSAARVAAEIGGEDVTLDLSDVDALAERSFDADILVNNAGIQTVAPIVEFDPAVFRRMLDLMVVAPFLLTRAVLPGMYERGWGRIVNISSLHGLRASPYKVAYVTAKHALEGLSKVTALEGGPRGVTSNCINPGYVRTPLVEKQIADQARVHGIPESDVVEKVMLVEAAIKRLLEPEEVADLALWLCGPTASSVTGSSYTMDGGWSAK
- a CDS encoding alpha/beta fold hydrolase — encoded protein: MSLAVTTFGPESGGPAMLAVHGITANGRCWDTVAAHLPDQRIIAPDLRGRGRSNRMPGPYGLRRHAADLAELIDADAGGGRTVIGHSMGAFAVVMLAAQRPDLVDRLVLVDGGFPLELPPGATSVDDLDPGVLLGPAAARLAMEFSDPEAYLDFWRAHPSFARDMTPAVEAYALYDLEGEPPHLRPSTVAAAMMQDALELYGPEWYLDALRGLRMPVTVLRAPRGLLDAEPIYAPGVLESFRDLIPQLEIVEVDDVNHYTILFADRGAERVAEAASR
- a CDS encoding alpha/beta hydrolase; translation: MTELFEGITVYRIETDRYTANVLERPASDPSAPDTTVVFVHGNVSSSLFYQPTMLALPAAVRALAIDLRGFGDSETKPVDATRGLRDFADDVRAVLDALDLDAVHLVGWSMGGGVVLQVALDEPERVLSLVLESPVSPYGFGGTHGPHGERNDAEGAGTGGGGANPDFVARLEAGDTSADAQTSPRTVYRTAYVAKPELQDAYEDAWVASMLTTKTGVDNYPGDAAVSEKWPGFAAGTRGVLNTMTPQHLNLSGIVELEVKPPILWIRGEKDAIVSDASFFDLNQLGLLGVIPGWPGAEVAPPQPMVTQTRAVLERYAASGGTYREVALPDAGHAPHLDEAETFDRELASHIGAA
- a CDS encoding DUF4407 domain-containing protein, with the protein product MSFSAHRPGRMDSQGRISFELDEPGSGEDADEWAFLREFEPDATQATEPVEPIAVEPQAAPHPEPRAPRPPREKRERMPLRPARTLAILGGAEGAILDRVPGETPKFVQMFFVLLGTAVVAAISMLFALTTGAQAWLWIAIPLALLWALLIFNLDRFLTSTMSSTRSIPKLIALAIPRVLMAALIGFVVAEPVVLQVFHNDIAREVASTNIVQAQSDQNALERGPEKKAMDAAAQRVSALQQQAKTGIVAGTSGNSASQSAAQSTVDDLTAKLAAQQKVIDAARALYQCELTGQGVGTVPGCTGVKGQGASSSAAQAQLAQAQQTYDALAAQLRDANSQLGAATAAEKSQTTASESTNRAAAKSELPAAQRQYDAALAAYNARADAVAQGNAGAVGLLSQITALGTLGEKQPAILWAHWLIAGLFFMIELLPVLVKVLTSYGEPSLYERTAAIRKSVELDRVSAEGFRDRAAIVTTAAQEAEPA
- a CDS encoding nitroreductase family protein — translated: METWDAMRSRRNVRQFTDQPVSDDALDRILEAGRRAPSAGNWQPWDFVLVTDGAQLGELSKVWRGAGHVARAAAAIAIVAPEPKDAQQAALLHYDLGQATYAMMVAAADLGVGTGHAAVADQEQAKRVLGFPEGRFLAYVLSAGYPADKPLTVIKRLDRRPFDEVVHRGTWNAASSDAAAEPADRA
- a CDS encoding aldo/keto reductase family protein is translated as MKYRYLGNSGLKVSEITYGNWVTHASQVDDSAAIATVHAALDAGITTFDTADTYANTAAEVVLGKALAGQRRESLEIFTKVYWPIGPKGANDVGLSRKHIFEGIDGSLKRLGVDYVDLYQAHRFDYETPLEETFLAFADIVRQGKALYIGVSEWTADQLVAGAELARELKVPFISNQPQYSMLWRVIEEKVVPTSEELGLSQIVWSPIAQGVLSGKYLPGQPLPEGSRATDEKSGAAFIQRFMTDEVLTAVQRLQPIAEDLGLAMPQLAIAWVLQNPNVAAALVGASRPEQIASNVAASGIVLDGDVMSAIDEALGDVVVRDPKLTDEVSPRTRP
- a CDS encoding NUDIX domain-containing protein; protein product: MITSAGILLYRRAPALEVFIAHMGGPFWARKDAGAWSIPKGEYDAATEDAWDAATREFREELGVAPPDAHVLDLGAFTVTSGKRLAVFAQDGTDWGPGPFEFGEFELEWPPRSGKLQSFPEVDRAEWATTDAARLRLVKGQVPILDVLQRLV
- a CDS encoding SRPBCC family protein translates to MPVFTNSVVINAAPEVVFDFAADPRNEREWNEDLESLELITEGDPGAGTSYFAKWKSAPERVRVDTVEFDRPNRIVRHNGGTLEVTVTFAVEPADGGTRFTSVFDATPHGAFKVLFPLFAKKFQKDAAARLLLVRDAIERRAAGERADRSVA